The Apodemus sylvaticus chromosome 22, mApoSyl1.1, whole genome shotgun sequence genome includes a region encoding these proteins:
- the Trim56 gene encoding E3 ubiquitin-protein ligase TRIM56, which translates to MNSKVSSPTLLEALSSDFLACKICLEQLHTPKTLPCLHTYCQDCLAQLDIGGQVRCPECREVVPVPPEGVAAFKTNFFVNGLLDLVKARAPGDVHSGKPTCALCPLVGGKSSGGPATARCLDCADDLCQACADGHRCSRQTHKHRVVDLVGYRAGWYDEEARERQASQCPQHPGEALCFFCQPCSQLLCKDCRLGPHIDHPCLPLVEAVRSRKPGLEELLAGVDNNLVELEATRVAEKEALALLREQAASVGTQVEEAAERILKSLLAQKQEVLGQLRALVEAAEEATKERLTKIAGQEQVAKAAAAFARRVLSLGLEAEILSLEGAITQRLRQLQDSPWTSGPTRCVLPHLELHPGLEDKNCHLLRLSFEEPKQSQKDQGKDGAGSQGGDETQGLEDDRPKTGRQGGAQPLTPKEGKAQNLQEDDEVLIERGNRPNKKKKCKGRGKSVSREPSPILRPNLEGSGLLPRPVFSWSFPTRMPGDKRSPRITGLCPYGPQEILVADEQNRVLKRFSLNGDYRGTVPVPEGCSPCSVAALQNAVAFSANARLYLVNPEGEVQWRRSLSLTQSSHAVAAMPCGDRVAVSVAGHVEVYKKEGSLATRFIPGGKASRGQRALVFLTTSPQGNFVGSDWQQNSVVFCDGLGQVIWEYKGLGLHGCQPGSVSVDKKGFIFLTLREVNKVVILDPKGSLLGDFLTAYHGLEKPRVTTMVDGKYLVVSLSNGTIHVFRVRFPDS; encoded by the coding sequence ATGAATTCCAAAGTCTCTTCCCCAACCCTACTAGAAGCTCTGAGCAGCGATTTCCTAGCCTGTAAAATCTGCCTGGAGCAGTTACACACGCCCAAGACTCTGCCGTGTCTACACACCTATTGCCAGGACTGTCTGGCCCAACTGGACATCGGTGGCCAGGTCCGCTGCCCCGAGTGTCGGGAGGTTGTGCCTGTCCCCCCCGAAGGGGTGGCGGCCTTCAAGACCAACTTCTTTGTCAATGGGCTCCTGGATCTTGTCAAGGCCAGAGCTCCGGGAGACGTCCATTCCGGGAAGCCCACCTGcgctctgtgccctctggtgggCGGCAAGAGCTCCGGGGGACCCGCCACAGCCAGGTGCCTGGACTGCGCGGATGACTTGTGCCAGGCCTGTGCCGATGGACACCGCTGCTCCCGGCAGACCCATAAGCACCGAGTGGTGGACTTGGTGGGTTACAGAGCCGGATGGTACGACGAAGAGGCTCGAGAGCGCCAGGCGTCCCAGTGTCCCCAGCACCCGGGGGAAGCCCTGTGCTTCTTCTGCCAGCCTTGTTCGCAGTTACTCTGCAAGGATTGCCGCCTGGGCCCCCATATCGATCACCCCTGCTTGCCCCTAGTGGAAGCGGTGCGTTCCCGGAAGCCGGGCCTCGAGGAGTTATTGGCAGGTGTGGACAACAATCTGGTGGAGCTAGAGGCCACGCGGGTGGCCGAGAAGGAAGCCCTGGCCTTGCTTCGGGAGCAGGCAGCCAGTGTGGGGACGCAGGTGGAGGAGGCGGCTGAACGAATCCTCAAGTCCCTGCTGGCCCAGAAGCAGGAAGTGTTGGGACAACTCCGGGCCCTCGTGGAGGCTGCTGAGGAGGCTACCAAGGAGAGGCTGACCAAGATAGCGGGCCAGGAGCAGGTGGCCAAGGCGGCGGCTGCCTTTGCCCGTCGAGTGCTCAGCCTGGGTCTGGAGGCCGAGATCCTTTCCCTCGAGGGAGCGATCACACAGCGCCTGCGCCAGCTTCAAGACTCTCCCTGGACGTCTGGGCCCACGCGCTGTGTGCTGCCCCACCTGGAGCTCCACCCCGGCCTCGAGGACAAGAATTGCCACCTGCTCCGGCTGTCCTTTGAGGAGCCGAAACAGTCCCAGAAGGACCAAGGGAAGGACGGAGCTGGTTCCCAAGGAGGAGATGAAACCCAAGGTCTAGAGGATGATAGACCCAAGACAGGGAGGCAGGGTGGAGCCCAGCCCCTGACTCCCAAAGAAGGCAAAGCCCAAAACCTCCAAGAAGATGACGAGGTCCTCATCGAAAGGGGCAACAGGCcgaacaagaagaaaaaatgcaaaggCAGGGGCAAGTCCGTTTCCCGGGAGCCCAGCCCCATCCTGAGGCCGAACCTAGAAGGTTCGGGCCTCCTCCCTCGGCCTGTTTTCTCCTGGAGTTTCCCCACGAGGATGCCTGGGGACAAGCGCTCCCCACGGATCACTGGACTCTGTCCCTACGGCCCCCAGGAGATCCTGGTGGCCGATGAGCAGAACAGGGTCTTGAAACGCTTCTCCCTCAATGGGGACTACAGGGGCACGGTGCCGGTCCCCGAGGGCTGTTCCCCGTGCAGCGTGGCTGCCCTGCAGAACGCAGTGGCCTTCTCCGCCAATGCAAGGCTCTATCTTGTCAATCCGGAGGGGGAAGTTCAGTGGCGCAGATCCCTGAGCCTCACCCAGTCCAGCCACGCCGTGGCCGCCATGCCATGCGGAGACCGGGTAGCCGTCAGTGTGGCAGGCCACGTGGAGGTATACAAGAAAGAAGGCAGCCTGGCCACCCGGTTTATCCCCGGAGGCAAGGCGAGCCGCGGTCAGAGGGCACTGGTGTTCCTGACCACCAGCCCCCAGGGCAATTTCGTAGGCTCAGATTGGCAGCAGAATAgcgtggttttctgtgatgggcTGGGTCAGGTGATCTGGGAGTACAAGGGCCTTGGGTtacatggctgccagccaggttCTGTGTCTGTGGATAAGAAGGGCTTCATCTTTCTGACCCTTCGAGAGGTGAACAAGGTGGTGATCCTGGATCCCAAGGGGTCACTTCTTGGTGACTTCCTAACAGCGTACCATGGCCTGGAAAAGCCCCGGGTAACCACCATGGTAGATGGCAAATACTTGGTGGTGTCACTTAGTAATGGGACCATCCATGTCTTTAGGGTCAGGTTTCCTGACAGTTAA
- the LOC127672695 gene encoding mucin-17-like, producing the protein MNGGSWTGQFCICPNGFTGDRCQDVGSVVHCLNGGSWDGLKCQCTKFFYGPQCEEVVDSVAVTEPTVTASVGVIVTVTSQDYSDDLKNTSSEEFSKFNKTFTEQMAKIYAGIPEYEGVVIKSLSKGSIVVDYDVILKAPYTPEYENTLDNIVKNLETTIKNATENFVEDANKNCPELLCFNSTATRVQETATVSYNPEEVCRDGEEFAEYITVEQKNGQWYCVTPCSEGYRVSKNCSYYGKCQLQRSGPQCLCMSTDTHWYSGETCDWGIQKSLVYGLVGAGVAVLLLLLAILFVFSVRFRREAQRQRSKVNEMYKWGEEDGRGTPGTFHNIGFDHNEERENYIPLDSVYSNFQPSLSHINPENKIQIQRPQVVMTSL; encoded by the exons ATGAACGGAGGGTCCTGGACAGGTCAGTTCTGCATCTGCCCCAACGGCTTCACGGGGGATCGCTGTCAGGACGTAGGCTCCGTGGTCCACTGCCTGAACGGAGGCTCGTGGGATGGACTCAAATGCCAGTGCACCAAGTTCTTCTACGGGCCGCAGTGTGAGGAAGTGGTGGACTCTGTAGCGGTAACAG AGCCGACAGTTACTGCGTCCGTGGGAGTGATCGTGACGGTAACCAGTCAAGACTACAGTGATGACCTAAAGAACACAAGCTCGGAAGAATTCAGTAAATTCAATAAGACATTCACAGAGCAG ATGGCAAAGATTTACGCTGGTATCCCGGAGTATGAGGGGGTTGTCATCAAAAGTCTGAG CAAAGGCAGTATCGTGGTGGATTATGACGTCATCCTGAAGGCCCCGTATACCCCAGAGTACGAAAACACATTAGATAACATCGTCAAAAACCTGGAGACAACAATCAAGAATGCGACGGAAAATTTTGTAGAAGATGCCAATAAGAACTGTCCAG AGTTACTGTGTTTCAACTCAACTGCCACCCGGGTGCAAGAGACTGCCACAGTCAGCTACAATCCTGAGG AGGTATGCAGGGATGGCGAGGAATTTGCCGAGTACATCACCGTGGAGCAGAAGAACGGCCAGTGGTACTGCGTCACGCCCTGCTCAGAAGGCTACAGAGTCTCCAAGAACTGCAGCTACTACGGCAAATGTCAGCTGCAGCGGAGCGGCCCCCAGTGCCT CTGCATGAGCACAGATACTCACTGGTACAGCGGGGAAACCTGTGACTGGGGCATCCAGAAAAGCCTGGTGTACGGGCTCGTGGGAGCCGGGGTGGCCGTGCTCTTGCTGCTCCTCGCCATCCTCTTCGTGTTCTCCGTCCGCTTCAGAAGGGAGGCGCAGAG GCAAAGGTCCAAAGTGAATGAGATGTACAAGTGGGGTGAAGAGGACGGCAGAGGAACGCCCGGAACCTTCCATAACATTGGATTTGACCACAACGAAG AACGAGAGAACTACATCCCCTTGGACTCCGTGTACAGCAACTTCCAGCCTTCCCTAAGCCACATAAACCCTGAAAACAAG aTCCAGATTCAGAGGCCGCAGGTAGTCATGACATCATTGTAA